The nucleotide sequence AAGCATCCTCAGTTGCTTTACGAATCCAAATTATACAGAATTCTACAAGGAGGAAGTAATTACTGCCttcatactttttgtttttttcttctgttttttactttttttttttttacatacgtCCTGCAAGGAGTACAGAAGTTCCCTTTAGTCTTAATTGAATTTGGTCTTGCCAGCTGGAATTCCAAATGTTAGATGGTTTGGGGTGGAGGGAGATTACAATGTTCTAGTGATGGATCTGCTTGGACCTAGTCTTGAAGATCTATTCAACTTTTGTAGTAGAAAGCTGTCACTAAAGactgttcttatgcttgctgatCAAATGGTGGGCCCTGCTCTGCTTTGTAAAATTTTAtatcaattatatattattattcaaGGTTTTTTTCCCCCTTAAAGTACTTATTCATATTTTGTTATCCAGATCAACCGTGTCGAGTTCATCCATTCTAAATCATTTCTACATCGGGATATTAAACCGGATAATTTTCTGATGGGCCTAGGAAGGCGTGCGAATCAGGTATCTAATATTGTTGTCATGATTACTTTTGATGTATTGTACGTTTATACATGTTGGTATTTATTAGTTCAATGTTGATGTATATGTTTATGACTGTATGTAGGTTTATGCTATTGATTTTGGTTTGGCTAAGAAATACAGAGATAGTTCAACCCATCAACACATTCCTTACAGGTTGGAGGTTCTGTTGTACATGAGATGCTTTTAGATTTCTTGAtattttgtcttcccttttatGGTGTAGTAAGTTAGCATACATTTTGCCCACAACTGTTTGGATATCCATTATGTATAATCCGTTCACTTTTTAATTACTTCAGGGAAAATAAGAATTTGACTGGAACTGCAAGATATGCTAGCATGAATACTCACCTTGGCATTGGTATGAGTTATATATATTGATTATGACATTTGTACTATAAAATGGAAAGATTTTGTTCTCTAACAGGTACTTGCTGCCTATATTTCTCTTGTAATTGATGTTAGAGCAAAGTCGCAGAGATGATTTAGAGTCTCTTGGTTATGTTTTGATGTACTTCCTGAGAGGAAGGTAATTACTGTTGTCTCTTGAGTCTCTCCCATACCCAATGTTTGTCCATACTAAATACATTGTCTCATTTGTTTTCTTTTGTAGTCTTCCTTGGCAGGGACTTAAAGCTGGAACAAAGAAACAAAAGTACGAGAAAATCAGTGAAAAAAAAGTTTCTACCTCAATTGAAGTGAGCTATATTACAATTGATCCCTTCTAATGCATATTTTATTTGTCTTTGTAAGATATACTGAATTTGTTGATATTCCAGGCACTATGTCGTGGCTATCCAACTGAATTTGCATCATACTTCCACTACTGCCGCTCATTAAGGTTTGATGATAAGCCAGATTATGCTTATCTCAAAAGGATATTTCGCGACCTCTTTATTCGTGAAGGTTTGCTGTTATTGTCATaacaaacaggatacctgttgtCTCACTTTTCTACCATTTTTTCCCCATACCTGTATAGTTTACATTTCATCCTTTGTAGGACCGTGTTATCAATTTGCTTTCGTTATGAAATTGGCTGGACAGGTTTCCAGTTTGATTATGTGTTTGACTGGACCATCTTGAAGTATCAGCAATCACAACTAGCCACTCCTCCGGCACGGGGCATTGTGAGCATTCCCTTAACACATCTCTCCAACCTACTTCCAAAGAAGAAAAATCCTTG is from Arachis ipaensis cultivar K30076 chromosome B01, Araip1.1, whole genome shotgun sequence and encodes:
- the LOC107643233 gene encoding casein kinase 1-like protein 12 (The sequence of the model RefSeq protein was modified relative to this genomic sequence to represent the inferred CDS: added 76 bases not found in genome assembly), whose protein sequence is MEPRVANKFRLGRKIGTGSFGEIYLGTNIQTNEEVAIKLENVKTKHPQLLYESKLYRILQGGTGIPNVRWFGVEGDYNVLVMDLLGPSLEDLFNFCSRKLSLKTVLMLADQMINRVEFIHSKSFLHRDIKPDNFLMGLGRRANQVYAIDFGLAKKYRDSSTHQHIPYRENKNLTGTARYASMNTHLGIEQSRRDDLESLGYVLMYFLRGSLPWQGLKAGTKKQKYEKISEKKVSTSIEALCRGYPTEFASYFHYCRSLRFDDKPDYAYLKRIFRDLFIREGFQFDYVFDWTILKYQQSQLATPPARGIGPSAGTSSGMPPAVITNPDRQTGGEEGRPPGLISVDSSRRRMSGPILNSLSSANILGQSSGSSRRVAVSGSRDAFGAESDIRARNTEASPGAAHRITSGQRSSPVGSSEPQRVTASGRHGSHTRNYDSAVRGMENLQLETDERAHY